One genomic segment of Pongo pygmaeus isolate AG05252 chromosome 19, NHGRI_mPonPyg2-v2.0_pri, whole genome shotgun sequence includes these proteins:
- the LOC129016548 gene encoding LOW QUALITY PROTEIN: HEAT repeat-containing protein 6-like (The sequence of the model RefSeq protein was modified relative to this genomic sequence to represent the inferred CDS: inserted 2 bases in 2 codons; substituted 3 bases at 3 genomic stop codons) produces MPRKYFPGTQPPPAHTHTHTRHVENMAAVQVAGSLPSGQPPEGPREAIPERGNGFRRLSARLCALRPDDSSSAGTEIHLLFDQLISENYSEGSGVAPEDVSVLVQACRLVPLNQNHLVSKVSQLIHHLLNRLQVIVDEQHLDFLLAYTISAIRQCSSWTHMEILQALAALVYFNGSKCQKYLPELLGKTGLLMXLSDLAQSDPEVRRAAVHCMANLCLSMPGQPYLEEPYQNVCFQAFLTILQSPKSSDMDDITFCMLLQNALKGIQSLLNGGRMKLTQTDELGALLAVLKKFMFHGLPGLNIEMPTVLYPTPLPQYDGRTPIKPQQSESSASRPTLSKKKKSKVKPKKIQQGEEEEKESSGVIEAAPVTGTGRVNLHEGNTWCPSSLGVQSLPLDGSGAAGKDGVSSPFSSSSWKRVSSSESDFSDAEGGMQSKMRSYQAKVRQGALVCFLSTIKSIGKKVLYGYWSAFIPDMPELGSPQSVSLMTLPLKDPSPKTRACALQVLSAVLEGSKQFLSVAEDTSDHRRAFTPFSVMIASSIRELHRCLLLALVAESSSQTLTQIIKCLANLVSNAPYNRLKFSLLTKVWNQIKPYIHHKDVNVRVSSLTLLGAIVSTHAPLPEVQLLLQQPCSSGLGNSNSATPHLSPPDWWKKAPAGPSLEETSVSSPKGSSEPCWLIQLCISIVVLPKEDSCSGSDAGSAAGSTYEPSPMRLEALQVLTLLARGYFSMTQAYLMELGEVICKCMGEADPSIQLHGAKLLEEVGTGLIQQHKPDSTAAPDQRVPVFLVVMFWTMMLNSPLPRALQNSEHPTLQASACDALSSILPEAFSNLPKDRQILCITVLLGLNDSKNRLVKAATSRALGVYVLFPCLRQDVIFVADTANAILMSLEDKSLNVXAKAAWSLGNLTDILIVNMETPDPSFQEEFSGLLLLKMLXSAIEASKDKDKVKSNAVRALGNLLHFLQHSHIXKPTFAEIIEESIQALISTVLTEAAMKVXWNACYAMGNVFKNPALPLGTGPWTFQAYNALTSVVTSCKNFKVRIRSAAALSVPGKREQYGSVDPYAGIWNALVTALQKSKDTRDFLEFKYCASLRTQICQALIHLLSLASASDLLCIKETLELNGNMVQSYILQFLKSGAEGDDTGAPHSPQERDQMVRMALKHMGSIQALTGDTARRAVMGFLEEILAVCFDSSGSQGALPGLTNQ; encoded by the exons gatgTTAGTGTTCTTGTCCAGGCTTGCCGACTGGTACCTCTTAATCAGAATCATCTTGTCAGCAAAGTGTCCCAGCTTATCCACCATTTACTTAACAGATTACAG GTAATTGTTGATGAACAGCACTTGGATTTCCTGTTGGCATATACTATTTCAGCTATTCGTCAGTGTAGTTCCTGGACACACATGGAAATTCTTCAAGCCCTGGCAGCTCTGGTGTACTTCAATGGCTCAAAATGTCAAAAG taCCTCCCAGAGCTGCTAGGCAAGACTGGACTCTTAA AATTGAGTGACTTGGCTCAGTCTGATCCTGAAGTCAGGAGAGCTGCAGTACATTGTATGGCAAACTTATGTCTCAG TATGCCAGGACAGCCGTATTTGGAGGAGCCCTACCAAAATGTCTGTTTCCAAGCTTTCCTGACAATTTTACAATCTCCAAAATCATCTGATATGGATGATATCACATTTTGCATG TTATTGCAAAATGCATTAAAAGGTATACAGTCACTTCTAAATGGTGGGAGAATGAAACTAACACAGACTGATGAACTTGGAGCACTTTTAGCTGTGCTAAAG AAATTCATGTTTCACGGACTCCCTGGACTAAACATAGAGATGCCCACTGTGTTATACCCAACTCCGCTTCCTCAGTATGATGGGCGAACACCTATCAAACCACAGCAATCAGAGTCCAGTGCTTCTCGACCAACTTTG agtaaaaagaaaaagtccaaagtaaaaccaaagaaaatccagcaaggagaggaggaggaaaaggaatccAGTGGTGTAATAGAGGCAGCCCCAGTCACTGGCACAGGCAGAGTGAACCTGCATGAAGGGAACACTTGGTGTCCCTCCTCCCTGGGTGTCCAGAGTTTGCCTTTAGATGGAAGTGGAGCTGCAGGAAAAGATGGAGTCTCCTCACCCTTCAGTTCTTCCAGTTGGAAAAGGGTCAGCAGTAGTGAGTCAGACTTTTCTGATGCTGAAGGAGGCATGCAGAGTAAAATGAG GTCTTACCAAGCTAAAGTTCGCCAAGGAGccttagtttgttttctttctactaTAAAATCGATAGGAAAAAAAGTTCTTTATGGCTACTGGTCAGCCTTTATTCCTGATATGCCTGAACTTGGCAGCCCACAGTCAGTGTCCTTGATGACTCTTCCATTGAAAGACCCTTCTCCAAAG ACACGTGCCTGTGCTCTGCAAGTTTTATCTGCCGTCTTGGAAGGCTCAAAGCAGTTTCTTTCTGTTGCTGAAGATACCAGTGACCACAGAAGGGCTTTTACCCCCTTCTCCGTAATGATCGCTTCCAGCATTAGAGAGTTGCACAGATGTCTTTTGTTAGCTTTGGTGGCGGAGTCATCCTCACAGACCCTTACTCAGATAATTAAG TGCCTTGCAAATTTAGTATCAAATGCGCCTTATAATCGTCTAAAATTCAGCTTGCTGACCAAAGTCTGGAACCAGATAAAGCCTTATATTCACCACAAAG ATGTTAATGTTCGTGTGTCAAGTCTCACACTCTTGGGAGCTATAGTGTCCACCCACGCACCTTTACCTGAAGTCCAGCTACTTCTGCAACAGCCATGTTCTTCTGGACTCGGTAATAGCAATTCAGCAACCCCTCACCTCAGCCCTCCTGATTGGTGGAAGAAAGCCCctgcaggaccctctctggaagaAACGTCAGTTAGCTCACCTAAGGGGTCTTCAGAGCCCTGCTGGCTCATTCAACTCTGCATTTCCATTGTCGTACTGCCCAAGGAGGATTCCTGTTCAGGTAGCGATGCTGGCTCTGCAGCAGGAAGCACCTACGAACCATCCCCCATGCGACTGGAGGCCTTACAG GTATTGACTCTTCTGGCAAGAGGCTACTTTTCAATGACTCAAGCCTACTTGATGGAGCTTGGAGAGGTGATTTGCAAGTGCATGGGGGAAGCAGATCCATCTATTCAGCTTCATGGAGCAAAG CTTCTGGAAGAAGTGGGCACAGGCTTAATACAGCAGCATAAACCGGACTCCACTGCAGCACCTGATCAGAGAGTGCCAGTCTTCTTG GTGGTGATGTTCTGGACTATGATGCTGAACAGTCCTTTACCCAGAGCCCTGCAGAATTCGGAGCACCCAACTCTCCAGGCGAGCGCCTGTGATGCCCTGTCTTCCATCTTGCCCGAGGCCTTCAGCAATCTGCCG AAAGACAGGCAGATCCTGTGCATCACAGTGCTGCTCGGGCTGAATGACAGCAAGAATCGCTTAGTGAAAGCTGCGACTTCACGGGCCCTGGGAGTCTATGTGCTTTTTCCCTGTCTCAGACAG GATGTCATATTTGTTGCAGACACAGCAAATGCGATATTGATGTCACTTGAAGACAAGTCTCTGAATGTTTGAGCCAAAGCAGCCTGGTCCCTGGGCAACCTGACAGACATTCTGATTGTCAACAT GGAAACACCAGACCCAAGTTTCCAGGAAGAGTTCTCTGGTCTCCTGCTCTTGAAAATGTTGTGATCAGCTATAGAAGCATCCAAGGATAAAGACAAG gtaAAAAGCAATGCAGTCCGGGCCCTTGGAAATTTGCTTCATTTTCTGCAACACTCTCATA GAAAACCCACATTTGCAGAAATTATTGAGGAGTCTATCCAGGCCCTAATTTCTACTGTTCTAACAGAAGCTGCCATGAAAGTCTGATGGAATGCTTGTTATGCAATgggaaatgtatttaaaaatcctGCCCTTCCTTTAG GGACAGGCCCATGGACCTTCCAGGCCTACAATGCCCTGACATCGGTCGTGACATCATGCAAGAACTTCAAAGTGCGCATCAGATCTGCAGCTGCCCTTTCCGTCCCGGGGAAGAGAGAGCAGTACGGGTCTGTTGACCCGTATGCTGGGATCTGGAATGCATTGGTCACTGCCTTACAGAAGAGCAAAGACACCAGAGACTTTTTGGAATTCAAGTACTGTGCCAGCCTACGGACCCAAATCTGCCAGGCACTGATTCACCTCTTGAGCTTGGCCAGTGCCTCGGACCTCCTTTGTATCAAAGAAACCCTTGAACTGAATGGGAATATGGTCCAGTCCTATATCctacagtttttaaaatcaggagCAGAGGGAGATGACACTGGAGCACCCCACAGCCCACAGGAAAGAGACCAGATGGTCAGAATGGCCCTTAAGCACATGGGCAGCATCCAGGCACTGACTGGAGACACAGCCAGAAGGGCCGTCATGGGCTTTTTAGAAGAGATCCTGGCCGTTTGTTTTGACTCATCTGGATCACAAGGGGCACTCCCAGGGTTAACAAACCAGTGA